In Primulina eburnea isolate SZY01 chromosome 5, ASM2296580v1, whole genome shotgun sequence, a single window of DNA contains:
- the LOC140831629 gene encoding uncharacterized protein has translation MIKMKALSLPISSPSRVEKFTPPLMRFLTGNVVSRSRARSRAIPIFGKRNAAGLIDETTREPSSPKVTCIGQVRARSATSESVLNPRHTTGNRRRWWWLKKPLFGYKLPCRFRRYKTFRGLLFRWVLCRSKAGYGKKMDARVDSFVVESNQNSDKNEDFEAKVRQIVPVNALSLTRYRPLSRRSSYLGGRICESTSESCEIGELKTENEPKTLQNFQEIFRNFSSEISHESCKELGNTKTVVEDLNGIFGVATAHPLLLTRCKSGPARTA, from the coding sequence atgataaagatgaaagctTTATCATTGCCAATATCCAGTCCAAGCAGGGTGGAGAAGTTTACGCCTCCGTTGATGAGATTCTTGACCGGTAATGTGGTGAGCAGAAGCAGAGCCAGGTCGCGTGCGATCCCAATTTTCGGCAAGAGGAATGCTGCTGGGTTGATTGATGAAACCACTCGAGAACCATCTTCTCCAAAAGTTACTTGCATTGGCCAAGTCAGGGCCCGCAGCGCTACCTCCGAGTCAGTCTTAAATCCCCGCCACACCACCGGAAACCGCCGCCGCTGGTGGTGGTTGAAGAAACCCTTGTTTGGTTACAAACTCCCTTGCAGATTTCGCAGGTATAAGACCTTTCGCGGGCTCCTTTTCAGGTGGGTTCTGTGCCGTAGTAAGGCTGGTTACGGCAAGAAAATGGATGCAAGAGTGGATTCTTTCGTGGTTGAATCGAATCAGAATTCTGACAAGAATGAGGATTTTGAAGCTAAGGTTCGACAAATTGTGCCTGTAAATGCTTTATCATTGACTAGGTATAGGCCTCTTTCTCGCAGATCGTCATATTTGGGAGGTAGAATTTGCGAGTCTACATCGGAATCATGTGAAATAGGAGAGCTTAAAACTGAAAATGAGCCGAAAACTCTGCAAAATTTTCAGGAAATATTTAGAAATTTCAGTTCGGAAATTAGTCACGaaagttgcaaagaactggGAAATACAAAAACTGTCGTTGAAGATTTGAATGGAATTTTTGGAGTTGCAACAGCTCATCCTTTACTGCTCACAAGATGTAAATCAGGACCAGCGAGAACTGCTTGA